A genomic region of Xanthomonas campestris pv. phormiicola contains the following coding sequences:
- a CDS encoding undecaprenyl-phosphate glucose phosphotransferase, whose translation MLLADLSSATYTTSSPRLLSKYAAAADILLRVSDLTVIVAGALATHRLLFGSWMPEASYRVAIGTTLLYAVICFALFPLYRSWRGRGLMREMMVLSLACGGVFALFAVHAFVVQFGQQVSRLWIGLWFATSLATLLVSRTMVRGVLNHLRSEGVDVQRVVVVGLRHPVVKIHNYLSRNPWVGMQLVGYFSSDYDLSVADHPKKLQCLGAGTPESLIDYLNNNEVEQVWISLPLGERDHIKQLLQQMDRYPIQVRLIPDLFDFGMLNQSGDQIGNVPVINLRQGGVDRNTYFVVAKALQDKVVALAALALLWPVMLAIALGVKLSSPGPVFFRQRRHGLGGREFYMYKFRSMRVQQEPSDVVVQAKRGDSRVTPFGAFLRRSSLDELPQLFNVLGGSMSVVGPRPHAAQHNTHYEKLINHYMQRHYVKPGITGWAQVNGFRGETPELRTMKKRIQYDLDYIRRWSLWLDTRIIVLTAVKVLGQKTAY comes from the coding sequence ATGCTTTTGGCAGACCTGAGTAGCGCCACCTATACAACTTCGTCCCCCCGCCTGCTGTCCAAGTACGCAGCAGCGGCGGATATCCTGCTACGCGTATCGGATCTGACGGTCATCGTCGCCGGCGCGCTGGCGACCCACCGCCTGCTGTTCGGCAGCTGGATGCCGGAGGCGTCCTACCGGGTCGCGATCGGCACCACCCTGCTGTATGCGGTGATCTGTTTCGCGCTGTTCCCGCTGTACCGCAGCTGGCGCGGCCGCGGCCTGATGCGCGAGATGATGGTGCTGAGCCTGGCTTGCGGCGGCGTGTTCGCGCTGTTCGCGGTGCATGCCTTCGTGGTGCAGTTCGGCCAGCAGGTCTCGCGGCTGTGGATCGGCCTGTGGTTCGCCACCAGCCTGGCCACGCTGCTGGTCTCGCGCACCATGGTGCGCGGCGTGCTCAACCACCTGCGTTCGGAAGGCGTGGACGTGCAGCGCGTGGTCGTGGTCGGCCTGCGCCATCCGGTGGTCAAGATCCACAACTACCTGAGCCGCAATCCGTGGGTGGGCATGCAACTGGTCGGCTACTTCAGCAGCGACTACGACCTGTCGGTGGCCGACCATCCGAAGAAGCTGCAGTGCCTGGGGGCGGGCACGCCGGAGTCGCTGATCGACTACCTCAACAACAACGAGGTCGAGCAGGTGTGGATCTCGCTGCCGCTGGGCGAGCGCGACCACATCAAGCAGTTGCTGCAGCAGATGGACCGCTATCCGATCCAGGTCAGGCTGATCCCGGATCTGTTCGACTTCGGCATGCTCAACCAGTCCGGCGACCAGATCGGCAACGTGCCGGTGATCAACCTGCGCCAGGGCGGGGTGGATCGCAATACCTACTTCGTGGTCGCCAAGGCGCTGCAGGACAAGGTGGTGGCGTTGGCCGCGCTGGCATTGCTGTGGCCGGTGATGCTGGCGATCGCGCTGGGCGTGAAGCTGAGTTCGCCCGGTCCGGTGTTCTTCCGCCAGCGCCGCCATGGCCTGGGCGGGCGCGAGTTCTACATGTACAAGTTCCGCTCGATGCGCGTGCAGCAGGAGCCCAGCGACGTGGTGGTGCAGGCCAAGCGCGGCGACAGCCGGGTCACCCCGTTCGGCGCGTTCCTGCGCCGCAGCAGCCTGGACGAGCTGCCACAGCTGTTCAACGTGCTCGGCGGCAGCATGTCGGTGGTGGGGCCGCGGCCGCATGCGGCCCAGCACAACACCCACTACGAGAAGCTGATCAACCATTACATGCAGCGGCACTACGTCAAGCCGGGCATCACCGGCTGGGCCCAGGTCAACGGGTTCCGCGGCGAGACGCCTGAGCTGCGCACGATGAAGAAGCGCATCCAATACGACCTGGATTACATCCGGCGTTGGTCGCTGTGGCTGGATACGCGGATCATCGTGCTCACCGCAGTGAAGGTGCTCGGGCAGAAGACCGCCTACTGA
- a CDS encoding GumC family protein, whose translation MAGIPMSSSSMHTRSSSAPLSPADISLLDYWNALYRQRWLIVGITTAVVLLALLVTLLMTSKYRATSVLQIEREALNVTNVANLMPVESPQDRDFYQTQYELLGSRSLARAVIREARLTQDPTFKPLVDEALEKLQGNGDGRAPSPQARAATAENALVGPVLDALTIEPVRDSRLVKINFDSPDRVLAARVSNTYAQMFIASTQERRLQASSFAAKYLSERLEQLRDKVEESEKNAVDYSSKEQIVSLGDDKPSLPTQNMSELNVRLAAAQDARIKAESAWRQAGVGDGMGLPQVVSSPLIQSLRTEQVKLEADYQQKLATFQPGYPEMQRLRNQIAEIKRQIGNEIANIRGALKNDYEAARQQETLLSERISSLKNDELDLQTRSIRYNMLRREADTNRQLYDALLQRYKEIGVAGNVGTNNVSIVDRADVPGKPNSPKTLLNLALAFVFGLFSAIAIALIRYFLREANAAAA comes from the coding sequence CTGGCGGGCATACCGATGAGTTCCTCGAGCATGCACACCCGTTCCTCCTCGGCGCCGCTGAGCCCTGCCGACATCAGCCTGCTGGACTACTGGAACGCCCTGTACCGGCAGCGCTGGCTGATCGTCGGCATCACCACGGCGGTGGTGTTGCTGGCGCTGCTGGTCACGTTGTTGATGACGTCCAAGTACCGCGCCACCAGCGTGCTGCAGATCGAACGCGAGGCCTTGAACGTCACCAACGTGGCGAACCTGATGCCGGTGGAATCGCCGCAGGATCGCGACTTCTACCAGACCCAGTACGAACTGTTGGGCAGCCGCTCGCTGGCGCGGGCGGTGATCCGCGAGGCGCGGCTGACCCAGGATCCGACCTTCAAGCCGCTGGTCGACGAGGCGCTGGAGAAGCTGCAGGGCAATGGCGACGGCCGCGCGCCGTCGCCGCAGGCGCGTGCCGCCACTGCCGAGAACGCGCTGGTCGGCCCGGTGCTGGATGCGTTGACGATCGAGCCGGTGCGCGATTCGCGGCTGGTAAAGATCAACTTCGATTCGCCGGATCGGGTGCTGGCCGCGCGCGTGTCCAATACCTATGCGCAGATGTTCATCGCCTCGACCCAGGAGCGGCGCCTGCAGGCGTCCTCGTTCGCCGCCAAATACCTGTCCGAGCGGCTGGAGCAGCTGCGCGACAAGGTGGAAGAGTCGGAGAAGAACGCGGTCGATTACTCCAGCAAGGAGCAGATCGTGTCGCTGGGCGACGACAAGCCGTCGCTGCCGACACAGAACATGAGCGAGTTGAACGTGCGCCTGGCCGCGGCCCAGGATGCGCGGATCAAGGCCGAGTCGGCCTGGCGCCAGGCCGGCGTCGGCGATGGCATGGGCCTGCCGCAGGTGGTCAGCAGCCCGCTCATCCAGAGCCTGCGCACCGAACAGGTCAAGCTGGAGGCGGATTACCAGCAAAAGCTGGCCACCTTCCAGCCCGGCTATCCGGAGATGCAGCGCCTGCGCAACCAGATCGCCGAGATCAAGCGCCAGATCGGCAACGAGATCGCCAACATCCGCGGCGCGCTGAAGAACGATTACGAAGCGGCGCGGCAGCAGGAGACCCTGTTGTCCGAACGCATCTCCAGCCTCAAGAACGACGAACTGGATCTGCAGACCCGCAGCATCCGCTACAACATGCTCAGGCGCGAAGCCGACACCAACCGCCAGCTCTACGACGCGCTGCTGCAGCGCTACAAGGAGATCGGTGTGGCCGGCAACGTGGGCACCAACAATGTGTCGATCGTCGACCGCGCCGATGTGCCCGGCAAGCCGAATTCGCCGAAGACCTTGCTGAACCTGGCGCTGGCGTTCGTGTTCGGCCTGTTCTCGGCGATCGCCATCGCCTTGATCCGTTATTTCCTGCGCGAAGCCAATGCGGCGGCGGCATGA